Proteins found in one Zea mays cultivar B73 chromosome 1, Zm-B73-REFERENCE-NAM-5.0, whole genome shotgun sequence genomic segment:
- the LOC100272854 gene encoding putative RING zinc finger domain superfamily protein isoform X8, with protein sequence MSYSYPATTPRQHKPLSAPSQPSSDLNPGAPSLPPRLGTASAAVRRPWSTTPRRAAGSPGWASGASTTGGGAGSARPAAATSSTAAIATTSPRKTGTSWIGTTSNRLSASSVTPSSRSRRCAATAASAWGSTSAQPATSWTMTLTRSSSIATIAASAGSCYSTTLRDRHCCIENSMKNNCPICYEYLFDSLRETSVLRCGHTMHLQCFHEMLKHDKFSCPICATPIFDMDKFFKALDAEMEASYLYTGKNKVALSSSRINGTDPERGDLEAAGAGPGPQTPRRSATRSAVSVAQCPC encoded by the exons ATGTCCTACTCCTACCCCGCCACCACGCCGCGGCAGCACAAGCCCCTCTCCGCCCCCAGCCAGCCCTCCTCAGATCTCAATCCCGgcgctccctccctccctcctcgCCTCGGGACAGCGAGCGCCGCCGTCCGCCGTCCATGGAGCACGACGCCGAGGCGCGCCGCGGGTTCGCCAGGATGGGCTTCGG GTGCAAGCACTACCGGAGGCGGTGCCGGATCCGCGCGCCCTGCTGCGGCGACGTCTTCCACTGCCGCCATTGCCACAACGAGTCCACG AAAGACGGGCACGAGCTGGATCGGCACGACGTCCAATCG GTTATCTGCCTCGTCTGTGACACCGAGCAGCCG ATCGCGCAGGTGTGCTGCAACTGCGGCGTCTGCATGGGGGAGTACTTCTGCGCAGCCTGCAACTTCTTGGACGATGAC GTTGACAAGGAGCAGTTCCATTGCGACGATTGCGGCATCTGCAG GATCCTGCTACTCGACGACCCTTCGCGACAGGCACTGCTGCATCGAGAACTCGATGAAGAACAACTGCCCCATCTGCTACGAG TACCTGTTCGATTCGCTGAGGGAGACGTCGGTGCTCCGCTGCGGCCACACCATGCACCTGCAGTGCTTCCACGAGATGTTGAAGCACGACAA GTTCTCGTGCCCCATATGCGCCACGCCCATCTTCGACATGGACAAGTTCTTCAAGGCCCTCGACGCAGAG ATGGAGGCAAGCTACTTGTACACGGGAAAG AACAAAGTAGCCCTCTCGTCTTCTCGTATAAATGGCACAGATCCAGAGAGAGGAGACTTGGAAGCGGCCGGCGCCGGCCCCGGCCCCCAGACGCCAAGACGCTCGGCAACAAGATCCGCCGTGTCAGTGGCTCAGTGCCCGTGCTGA
- the LOC100272854 gene encoding putative RING zinc finger domain superfamily protein isoform X11, with the protein MEHDAEARRGFARMGFGCKHYRRRCRIRAPCCGDVFHCRHCHNESTKDGHELDRHDVQSVICLVCDTEQPIAQVCCNCGVCMGEYFCAACNFLDDDVDKEQFHCDDCGICRVGGKENFFHCQKCGSCYSTTLRDRHCCIENSMKNNCPICYEYLFDSLRETSVLRCGHTMHLQCFHEMLKHDKFSCPICATPIFDMDKFFKALDAEMEASYLYTGKNKVALSSSRINGTDPERGDLEAAGAGPGPQTPRRSATRSAVSVAQCPC; encoded by the exons ATGGAGCACGACGCCGAGGCGCGCCGCGGGTTCGCCAGGATGGGCTTCGG GTGCAAGCACTACCGGAGGCGGTGCCGGATCCGCGCGCCCTGCTGCGGCGACGTCTTCCACTGCCGCCATTGCCACAACGAGTCCACG AAAGACGGGCACGAGCTGGATCGGCACGACGTCCAATCG GTTATCTGCCTCGTCTGTGACACCGAGCAGCCG ATCGCGCAGGTGTGCTGCAACTGCGGCGTCTGCATGGGGGAGTACTTCTGCGCAGCCTGCAACTTCTTGGACGATGAC GTTGACAAGGAGCAGTTCCATTGCGACGATTGCGGCATCTGCAG AGTAGGAGGAAAGGAGAACTTCTTCCACTGCCAAAAGTGTG GATCCTGCTACTCGACGACCCTTCGCGACAGGCACTGCTGCATCGAGAACTCGATGAAGAACAACTGCCCCATCTGCTACGAG TACCTGTTCGATTCGCTGAGGGAGACGTCGGTGCTCCGCTGCGGCCACACCATGCACCTGCAGTGCTTCCACGAGATGTTGAAGCACGACAA GTTCTCGTGCCCCATATGCGCCACGCCCATCTTCGACATGGACAAGTTCTTCAAGGCCCTCGACGCAGAG ATGGAGGCAAGCTACTTGTACACGGGAAAG AACAAAGTAGCCCTCTCGTCTTCTCGTATAAATGGCACAGATCCAGAGAGAGGAGACTTGGAAGCGGCCGGCGCCGGCCCCGGCCCCCAGACGCCAAGACGCTCGGCAACAAGATCCGCCGTGTCAGTGGCTCAGTGCCCGTGCTGA
- the LOC100272854 gene encoding putative RING zinc finger domain superfamily protein isoform X7, whose amino-acid sequence MEHDAEARRGFARMGFGCKHYRRRCRIRAPCCGDVFHCRHCHNESTKDGHELDRHDVQSVICLVCDTEQPIAQVCCNCGVCMGEYFCAACNFLDDDVDKEQFHCDDCGICRVGGKENFFHCQKCGKEINKSITSHIHHTRGCSGSPSPAIHHPVVFFLFAHAGSCYSTTLRDRHCCIENSMKNNCPICYEYLFDSLRETSVLRCGHTMHLQCFHEMLKHDKFSCPICATPIFDMDKFFKALDAEMEASYLYTGKNKVALSSSRINGTDPERGDLEAAGAGPGPQTPRRSATRSAVSVAQCPC is encoded by the exons ATGGAGCACGACGCCGAGGCGCGCCGCGGGTTCGCCAGGATGGGCTTCGG GTGCAAGCACTACCGGAGGCGGTGCCGGATCCGCGCGCCCTGCTGCGGCGACGTCTTCCACTGCCGCCATTGCCACAACGAGTCCACG AAAGACGGGCACGAGCTGGATCGGCACGACGTCCAATCG GTTATCTGCCTCGTCTGTGACACCGAGCAGCCG ATCGCGCAGGTGTGCTGCAACTGCGGCGTCTGCATGGGGGAGTACTTCTGCGCAGCCTGCAACTTCTTGGACGATGAC GTTGACAAGGAGCAGTTCCATTGCGACGATTGCGGCATCTGCAG AGTAGGAGGAAAGGAGAACTTCTTCCACTGCCAAAAGTGTGGTAAAGAAATAAACAAATCCATCACCAGCCATATTCACCACACCCGAGGATGTTCTGGCTCCCCATCACCAGCCATACATCATCCtgttgttttttttttgtttgcACACGCAGGATCCTGCTACTCGACGACCCTTCGCGACAGGCACTGCTGCATCGAGAACTCGATGAAGAACAACTGCCCCATCTGCTACGAG TACCTGTTCGATTCGCTGAGGGAGACGTCGGTGCTCCGCTGCGGCCACACCATGCACCTGCAGTGCTTCCACGAGATGTTGAAGCACGACAA GTTCTCGTGCCCCATATGCGCCACGCCCATCTTCGACATGGACAAGTTCTTCAAGGCCCTCGACGCAGAG ATGGAGGCAAGCTACTTGTACACGGGAAAG AACAAAGTAGCCCTCTCGTCTTCTCGTATAAATGGCACAGATCCAGAGAGAGGAGACTTGGAAGCGGCCGGCGCCGGCCCCGGCCCCCAGACGCCAAGACGCTCGGCAACAAGATCCGCCGTGTCAGTGGCTCAGTGCCCGTGCTGA